CGCAGTAACAAAGCCACCCAGGGTCTTTCTGCCAAGGGCATTATCTAAGGGCTCGTGTAAGCTGAGGGAACGGTCTCTGGCTACCAGAAAGGCTCATCTTTGGCTGCGTATATTAAATATATGTGTAGAGGGCTGTGACGGTACAAGTCACCTTCTGAAGACAAATCTTTATTAGAGTGGCCTACGGCAAAGGGCAGACTTTTCTTCACTTGCCATAGCACCCTGCAAACAAATTACAAGAGCAACGGCACCACAACAGAGTATATCGTCAATGACTGAAAACTTGCTTGTATGCTGGAGGCCACATTAACAGCACCCTTTGCTGAATCCTGTACTGACACGTTACTGGAAGCCAAGGATGTACATCTCGTCTCACAAGAGTTTAGAGGCTGCTTTGTCTTGGAAttgaaaaacaacccaaaataaCAAGGCAGCAAATTGGTCCTCTCTGTTTTCAGACCGACTGAGCTGGGTCATTTTCAGGAAATGCCCCATTACCTGAAACAATTACAACTGTTGTCACATCTCCAGTGAGTTTAGTTTGGCTTTTAGTGTCTGCTGGGAAAACTTTAACTGGCGCAGCTGCTGTGTTTAAGGCCACTTCATAGCTGGGTGCTCCCGCAGCGCTTTTTATTCACCGATTCATGGTCTTGCCTGTGCTGTACCAAGGTACCTGAGCACTGACTTTGAGCAGGCAAATTGTCCCAttgcctttcctctcctcacTCCCCACGGGGCAACTCACCTTCTGAAAGTTCAGCGCTCATCTGAGGGCTGCAATAGATTTTATCTTCTATGCCCTGTAGTCGATTAGCACCAATTCGCTTCGAGGTCTAATATTAGCCATAAAATAGTGCCTCAGATCCATAGAGACTATTTTTGGAACTGTATCGAACTACTGCTCAGCTGATGTGGCAGCAGCATTGCTTATATTTCAGATTATATATGCAATTTTCCTAAGgtaaaatattcctttccagAAGTTTTCATTAACGGTCTGTATTACCTACATAATTGGATGGCAGCATTTAACTGTGATTAATTTAGAGTCACCGTGCATGtagggattaaaaaaatgctgcccTTACCAGTCTGTCTCAGGGGAGAAATGCGAAGGGAGAGATGGAGCTGGTTTCCCCATGTGATGAAGATGCACGGTATCATTCTCAACAGAACTGAGCATCTCCCGATGGTGGCCTGATAACAACTGTAATTAGGTATTCAATCACACACAGAGTAAGAACAGCCAAACAAATGTATGTCTGCTAAGGGAAATAGCCCATGGAAAGATTATATGTTTGCTCAACCAAAAGTAAAACGTATAATGAAAGCTCTTAACACTCTGGAGCCTAGCCCTTGCCCAACAAACTGCCTATTTTCCTACATGGTTATTAATCAGAACTATCCTTGCCATTTCTACTGTGCCACAGCGGGTGCTATCATGTCCAAAGTTCTGACCGCGAAAGGAGTCTTTCACTCATGCCCATGGATTTTAGATCACATTTTATGAGATGAGAACGGCCTCTGCGCTGGAGGAGCAACTTGTGGACCCTCACGCCTATGAGTCCTAATTGTAGTCAAGTTCAGCAACGATGCTGAGACACCACAAAAAGCCCTGCTACGACCTCTTCTGCCCCAATGCCCCAAAAAGCCAATGGCCAGCCCATTCAGAGGAAAGAGACATTGTTTGCAACCAGccataaagcaaaataaaagtgttGGACTTTGTTCTCCGCTTCTGTATTTTAGTCTGGAAGTTTTTGAAGCAGATTGTGTGCTCCAGGTATGCGAACTCATCTGTCATCCTGTGCATTCCGTTTACGCTGccatcacagaaagaaaagtacaaTACGGAAAGATGGTCTTGTTTGCATCATGCGCTCAGTGATAACTGACCCAGCCTATAGTATAAAGTTTTAAGAGGAAATAGTTAATAATTCTGCCACCAAATCATTCCAGTTTCCTTTCTATACAGTGACTAAGAGCaacatttatatacatatgtgaACTCTGTAGGATTTTATAATGGTTGTTTCAGGAAAAGTGCAAATAACTAGCTTTTTACTGTTGGATTACTGATCTTTACAATTCTTATCAATACTCATCAAATTAGGGCAAATGACAGCCCATCTGACAAATCAGTCCAGCCTGCCTGGAAGACTGTTGAGACCAGAGATGAGTGCTGTCTTCTGGGGGAGCATTGCTGGAGACTAGCTTCAGCTGAGGGTGGCTGGTTGCCAGTAACAGCAAGAGAAACACCACTCCACAGCAGGAACCCACTGTGCAATCTCAGAATGAGCCCGTCTACCTCTGCTGTCCTTCTCTTGCCCCTGGTCAATCCCCCTCACTGCTTCCCGTAAGCCCTGGAGCCCATGCATCCATGAGAGGAGCCACAGCCCCTCATCAAAGTGCCAGAAAGCTAAcccaagaataagaaaaatggtttgttttcagTCACCTCACTTATCCAGTGCATCCCGTGATTGCACAAGCACTGGGGCGGTTGAAAACACGTGGTTTATGATGACAGGAGGGAGGTGGTGCTGCCGACTCTTTTGACAGCAGCCTGCAGTTAGAGTCGCTTAAGCCGACTGTGAAACTACAGGGTATTTTGATTTTCCTCCAATCCTTGTAGAGGGGAATGGGGTGAAGATAGcctcaaaacacagaaagagcCATGTTTTTGGTAAGTATCAGATCAGTCTACCTATGGGCAGACTTAAAAGGTACATGGACATGAGGTGGAGAAACTCCTGGTAAAGAGAAAAAGCCCACAGACTGAAGAGCTGCAAGTCACGCTGCAACATCAGCCTTTACTCATAGAGATCCTACAGGATGCCAGGCAAGTGATTTAAATTGGATATTCACAAGTGGCTCTTGCTAGTTTATCCATAATTTTCCAAGTGCCTGACACGAGCCCCTGGGCCAGTCACATGCCTGCAGTCAAAGCCAACGTTTCTGAAGGTCCATGTGCAACGAGGAGTAGCTGAAACCCCCGTGGAGGGTGCAGGGCGGGAGGCTGGGGGAGGTAGGAGCTGCATGGTCTCTACAGCTGATGATGAGACAAGATTCAGGTAAGCTAAGGAGCACAGTTCAGTCTCCATGCAGAGTTGCTCTGCACAAATGACCTTCTATTAGTCCTCCTCTCTTGAAATTGCTCTGAAACtgggtggtttatttttttttcctgcccagaGTCAGATACTCAGAGGTGACCCCAGTGCCTGCTCAAGACCCCAGTGCCCCAAATCCCAGGCAGTTCTGGGCCACGGTGCCAGGAAAACCCATTTCTGCCTCACACAAGGCACTGCCACTGCCAAGGAATGATAAATACCAGCCACTGCTTCACAGGTTTTCTATTGCTCAGGGGTATAATGGATTAAGTAGTGGATGCATTAAATGATCCCTAACTATAATTAGCTCCCTCTGTGCTTATAACACTACAGCCTCATACAAATGGTTTCTAATGACACATGCAGTGTCTAGGAACAGGGTAATAGCTATTTAAACAGTTGCTGATCCCTGAGCTGGTACACGACAGTGTATTTTACAATTATTGAGAAACTTCGGACATTTTTTCAAAGTGCTGTGGGCATTGACCTAGAGAAAAGCTTGGTCAGATGAGAACAGAGATGATGCCCTTTCCCTAATGGTAACAGACAGATAATGTGCTAGTTGTCAGACATTACTACTGCCCCAGTCTTGACTGTCCCCGTTACCAATCTTTCCCTGCAGGATGATTAGCAAAACAGATAGCCTTCTCCCAGCTCGTGCCTACGGTACAGGCACTCAAGGAGAGTCGAGTCAATTTTCCTATAAATATTCTTATCTGTGTGGTTCTCAGAAACTACACTAACATACGCAATGTTTAGAAATGAAAGTTTGCTCATTTAATACCGGATCATAAGCCTCATCAGCGAGTCGGACCTATAACATGTACCAAGGCCAAAAGGCCGCCGGCCACGCTGGGCAGCTGGGGCCTCTTTGCATGGACCAAGTTGCAAGCCCAGGGATCGAAACCCGCAGCTTCAAAATTCAAGATACTatgaccttttttctttttaaataataatctCTTTTGATCTTGTTCCTCAAGCTAAGGATGAGAATAAGATTTTTATTCAAGAACAGTCTTTTGGTTCAAGAAGCATGGAAAATTGCAGCTCTTGTGAATCATGAAGCCTGAAAGCAAAGGCTCACATGAAATCAAGTTTGCAAATTCAGCTACCTCAGTAATAACCAGCCAATGCTAATTGTAGATATTTTACTCACCAGAAATAAAGTTTGCcactgtttctgaaaagcacaTCATGCCAAAAGAAACCTTCATTTCTTACATGAGATGAAAATTGTACTTTGttagaaatttgtttttaatgaagacaGTATGTCATAACATTTTTCACCTGACCTTGAAATGGCAACATGCCTTACTCACTTTGGTGATCAGGTTTCACTTCACAGGAAATGgagaataaatttaattttctcttttataaacacatgcacgcacacgTACACACTAATTTAAATGTGATCTGCTGGTATTTGAATACTACAGGTCTACCTCAGCAGGCAGAAGTGCTGCCAGCAAAGCGCAATCTGCCCACTGAAGGCAAGACAGCATGAATAACGGAGGGCAAAAGAGATCTCACACAACTACCCAGGTCTAAGAGCTGACACCTGAGCCAGTAACTGAGGTTTTCTACCAGTCTCCTAATTTATGGCCACATGGAATCTCAGTCTGCCAGGAAGCGAATGCATATGGTTGCAAAGCCCTACTAAAACCTGCTTCACTGTAAGGaagacataaaaatacatttcatttgtaTTGCTCTTTGCTCAAAGCAACATCAAAGGGACAAGTAGAATTGCAAGTTTTCAGGTAAGCGATATTTCTCCATTTGGAGGGTTCAAGATTGCAGTGAAGAACCAATCAGCAGTGCAGGAAAACTAAAGTGGGGATGAATCAAATATTCTAGAAAATTTTTTCTAACTTTACTGGAAATATACCAGTGAGAGACATAAATGTGGGTGACTGTGGTATCACTGAGCagcagaaaagagacaaaatgtgTATATCCCTAGCTTTTGTCTGAACGCAAATCTggatttgtttaaaacaagCTTCATGGCCTTTACCTAATGCATCTTTGACAGCAAAGCTGCTATATCAGAGATAACATCCATGTTGAAAAGCAGTAGCGTTTTAACTAATTTATGGGGAAACTGTTCAAATTTCTCTCTGAAGTGCTCCTGAGCAACAAAGTGATACCCATCTTTGTGACTAGTTATAATCAAATAATTCCTGTTGTGTCCCAGCTTTAATGACTGGCTTTGTCAGAGAAAATCTGTCATGTTCTATCCCATGTCTTTGGGATAATGCAGAAACATCCATACAGGTAACATGCTAAATGCTGTTAACTAAGTCGCATCAAAAACTAATTCTATATATAGGATTTCCAGGACTACAATAAGGTacacttttgtcttttttctttttcttgttttcttttttttttttaatgtggtgaCTTCATCCTAGATGATCAATGTGACATTGGTTAATTTTAAAGACTGTGTTTCTGGGCCAAGAGGGAGGAATTTGGGCTTGATAGTAGCCTGTCTAGCACTTTATGAagtcactttaaaatattttctcagatgGACTAAGTTAAGATCTGGAGGAGTGGTGCTTACTTGAGATGCTCAAGACCCACAGTGGCATGCCTCTTGCCTCACTTGAGACATGTAAAGGTTAGACATCCAGGTCTGAAGTAGTCACCTTGGGCTGCCTTTGTCAtcaatggaaagaaataggTATGCCAAAAGAGTAAAACGCTTATCTAAGAAACCTCTCTTCTAGGAAGATATATTATGCCCTGGAGGAACCTACATCTCTCCCTTGATGATAAAAGGGGGCTTAGGATGACTGACTCCAGTTCAAACACCTCACTTTTTGATATCTGAAGTTAAACAAAATGATGTTCATCCTTAGTTACCACTCTTTCAGGTTAAAACACTACCGAGTAAGGTTATGTCTTGAACTCACTGCGGAGAGATCCAAATTGGCCATGGCTGACAAGAAACTTTTTCAGAGGCAAATCTAGTTCCAACACGCACAAAATGGGAAGTAAGATCAATGCCTTCACTGTGCTTTCCACCCTCCCTCTGTGCTTTGAGAAACagtctttaataattttaatcagttttatGCCACTATGAAgcttgattattattttttttttaaatcaaacattCATACAAGTTTTATACTCTGATGACTCCAAGAGAGGAAGATCATACTGAGGGAACCAGCTATGATTATCAGGTTATGGGAGCATCAGGTCCTGAGGTCTTTATCTGAGCCTAGcatcttttggttttcatcaAACCAAAACAGCATCTCTGGTTTCATGAGCACAAACCACTGATTAGCTCAGATTAATGAAGAGAAGGTATGGATATGGTTCTACTTTCTAAAAAGCTAAGACTAATTCACAGTTTTGCAAAATCTAAGCCCAGATTCTTTCTGGCTCTCTAAATGTGTGCTTCCTACACCTGAAGGTTCGCAGATAAGCAGTAATTGTCGTCTTCGACGTAGGAGGTTAAATAAAGCAAGAGTAAAAGTAATAATTatcaaaattaaacataaaggagagggaagggtgaaattaaacatttgagTGGGGTTCTCTAGGTCAGAGCTGGGTATGTTAGCAAATTCCTGTTCCCTCCCTCTAACATGCCTTGTCAAACATACGACATTTGCTCTGGCACAAAAGATTTAACTGAATGCATTTGTCTCAACAAATCAATTAAAACTAAACATCTGATTTTTGTAAAGCTTTAAGAAGATTTCTGCAAACATGGCATCTGAACGCACCGGCAATTTTACTGCTCTGCCAGGCCGGGCAGACCCTTTGCCAATCTGCAAAGATGAAGATTTCTTACAGGTGAAATTCTATCTCTCCGTCCTTTACAGCCTAATCTTCCTGGTGTGCTTCCCAGGGAACATCGTGGcaatttttgtttactttgtcAAGATGAGgccctggaaaagcagcaccaTCATTATGTTAAACCTGGCTATCACTGACTTATTATACATAGCCACGCTTCCTTTCTTTATTCACTACTCTGCTAATGGAAATAACTGGATTTTTGGAGACTTCATGTGCAAGTTTATTCACTTCTGTTTCTACTTCAACATGTACAGCGGTATTATCTTCCTTAGCTGCTTCAGCATCTTCCGCTTTTTTGTAGTTGTTCACccaattaaatgcttttttgttcaAAAACGGAGATGGGCAGTAGTGACTTGCATCATTGTTTGGGTGATTTCCCTGGTGGTCATCAGCCCCTTGGGCATCCTGATTGCCACGAAGCATACGCAGAACAGGACGATCTGCCCAgacctggctgctgctgaggaccTTAACACTAGTCGGTGGTACAACTGGCTGCTGACAATATTTGCCTTCTTCTTGCCCTTGTTGATGGTGACTCTGTGTTACGTGCTCATTATTTACACCTTGGCTACTGGGCCCCACACGCAGGCTTGCTACAAACAAAAGGCTCGCAGACTCACCATCGTCCTCTTGGTGGTCTTCTATGTGTgcttcctccccttccacaTCTTTCGAGGGATTCGGCTGGAGCTCCGAGTACGACCGGTTAGCTGCCACTTGAAGAACATGATCCTTTTTATGTTTATAATAGCTAAACCTTTAGCAGCCTTAAATACTTTTGGAAACTTACTGCTCTATGTAGTGACGGGAGACAACTTCCAGCAGGCAATCCTCTCGCTCCTAAAGTTTCGGACAAACAAGAACTTGAAGTAGAAGAGATTGATGCCATCCAAGAGTTATGGAGGAAGAGTCCAAACCTGCCCTCAACCAGCACAACCTCCCTGCCCTCAGAGTACTCAGGTTGACCCTGCCAATGCCAAAGGACAATTAATCTGTTCTGTGTTTAGGGGTTACACCTTGGTCATCAAAAGAGAAAACctatagtttaaaataaaaagctttaaataaaatactaaaaaattaaatgtgaaactTCTCAGAAATTTCTCTGCATTGGGTTCCTGAATCCTTGATACCTCTTCTGGAGAAGGACAAAttgttccagaaaaaaatagttgcttATTAGTGGCATATACAGATTCAGGGTGGGAGTTATTTAATTCTAGTAACTTACAAGTTAAGTATCTAGTCTAAGCTAGGTTCCTGCCTTTGACTTATTTCCTAAGCAATGGAGAGTGTAAGACCCTCCAAAGGGCAATGTATCACACCTGTCTTAAACCTGTAGGAGGTTCATCTCACCTTCCTGGAGACATTGACAGGGTAGGTGTATGCATATAAGCTAATCACCTTGTCCTCCCTTTATAATTTCCCGTTacagtggagagaaataagCAGTTTTAGAGTGTGATTCACCTAATTATTCTTGATGCCTACATTTGGACATGATGAATCATGACCTAgaagtgcctgtttctctccattgaccATAAAAGGTAAGTAGATCAGACACAGATCCAAACGTTCATACCTGCCTTTACACAGCTAAGGCCCAGGTCTAGCACAGAGTGGGATGGATCACTCTCCAGAGGTAGCTGAAAGGAGGGCTTACACAATAAGGCTCTGTTCAGTGCCTTCAGTGGTTGCCTGAAGATTAATGGTGCAATAATGCAAGATCACTCCTGTAAGGGTTTTCCATACTGCTAACTGTGATTTCTGGATTAATTTTAGTCCAGAGGTGAGAAGTGAATGGATGCATAAATGTGCTGGatccatagaatcatagaatcatagcatcatagaatggtttgggttggaagggacctttaaaggttgTGTAGTCCAACCCTTCTGCAATAAGCAGGAatatcttcaactagatcaggaTGCTCAGAACCCCATCCAGCTCTTGACCTTGAACGTTTCTAGGGATGGGGCTTCTaccacatctctgggcaacctgttccagtgtttcactacCCTTgttgtaaaacatttcttccttatatctagtctgaatctgttctcttttagtttaaaaccattaccccttgtcctattgctttAGGCTCTatcaaaaattatctttcttacAAGCACCCTTTatgtattgaaaggccacaaaaAGGTCCTTCCAGAGACTCCTCTGGGCTAAACAAACCCAACtaagcctttcctcataggagaggtgctccagccctctgatcatcttcgcggccctcctctggcctcgctccaacagctccatgtctgtcttgtactgagAATCCCAGAGCTGAAACGGTACTCTAGGTGGgctctcatgagagcagagtagaggggcaagATCAACTCCTTTGActtgctggccatgcttcttttgatgcagcccaggagacaattggctttctgggctgcaagagtGCATATTGCCAGAtcatgtccagtttttcatccaccagtaccgccaagtccttctctgcaatCCATAGACAATGCAAAGTAATTTTTGCCCATTTCTTTACTCAGTGAAGCTCTGCTTCATCACACCAGGTGAGGAACAGCTTTGTATAATAAAACATCTGATGGCTAATAAGGGCAGTCTCACAGGAAAAAGATAGACTTGCAGGAAAATGTGAGTCCAATACTTGCAGACAGGTCCCAGGACGAGCTGAGGTGCCCCAGCCAACAGCAACACAAAACTATTAGTAACATAATATTCAGAACCCAAAAGTATGATCACAGAGTGAATCCtccaatacatttttataacagccttatttcatgtttcattaTTTTCGCTCTCCACTCTGAAACGTTCATCAATCAATGGTAACACATGCTGCTGCGAGGCCCTCATGTGACCCTTTTTATCCAATCCCTGGTCTTCAAGTGACCACCAGACCAAGACCAGCAGACCAGCAGACCACCATTCCCATTAAGCACATGCCTGAGTGGCTTGCACATAGCCTGTGACACCCCTGTGGCATGGGGAGCCCATGCTTTGCCTCTCAGAGCCAGCTAGGGGAGAACAACAGTCAACAGCAAGCTACAGGCATGTCGAAGGAATGAGAGAAGAAACCATCCCTGACATAGGAAGAGCAggatggggaaaggaagaacagcatttttccagGATAGGGTAGGAGACGGCCTGTGAAGGACAAGttctggcagaaagcagaggagaatgccattttcctgcagaaataacccattttattttaatctatcGCTGGGTTTTAGTCAAGGcaagttttaaaacttctgCACAGTACAGCATGATCTCCCCTGTGACCATTACCCATCCTCAAATTGTGGATGAGCTCTTTAGCTGAAGAGGGAAGCTCACTTGTAGACCTGGAGAGATGTTACATGAGGCAAACACCcacaaaatataaagaaaatgccTCCCACCCCACATGCTGCATTGGTTTTGCCAGTCTCCAAGGGGCAGCACCACCTTCTCCGCCACATTTAGAGTGCTGGTCACAACTGCTTGCTCCTAAGACACCAGAGGCAGCTGAGCCACCATCAGAAGGCAATATTGAACATAGGATCTtagatgtttttttcagtttagggTATTTGATCAACAAACCACCAAGTTTATTTGAGCAGAACAAGGCTGATACATTATCTTTTAAGCCTCTACAGCATATAGACGCTAGAGTTTCATTAACCCGAATTGAGTCCTACCTTAACATCTACATCATGGAGTCTGGTTCTTCCGGTGTTTGAGGTAGAAGAGGAACTGTCTCTGGTTTTGCAGCAATATAGGAGTAGTTTTTGCTTCCAACTTTAAATGAAGCTCTGCATTTGTCACATTTCAGGTCTGCTTGGTATTTTCTGGATAAATTACTCAGCACACTCATCTGTTCTTACACCCAGGCTATGTACTCTCTTTTAAATGCAAGATGCTTGGAACATCTTCAGTACTAGCATCATCGTCTGGAATGATATTGGCAGATATCATCCTGAGTTGGCAAGAGGACGATGAACCAGATCTTGgtttctcagatttttctaCAAACTGTGAAGAACAAACCTATAAGCTACTTTATAATAAACAGTACATTTACAATTTCAATAGAAGtcatagaaaagagaaaaagagatctATACAAGagtcctgcctgctcccctgcccctcGCCCCTATCAATACTGGCCCCCCAGTGTCATATTGCTCCATGCTGCAATAACCTACCCCCTTTGCATGTCCTCTGTACACAGGTacatatttttctcctgctctcagcTCCTGCGGCTCCTCTGCATGTCTGCCATGCTGATTGCTATAGGGCTATAACTGTTGGCAGGTTCATCCCTAACCCAATATCTTATGATGTGACCTTAGCCAACCAAAGACAGTAATCACATTCGCTGTGGAGCTGTCAGCATTCATTCAACTCCTTTCACCCCACTACAATTCATCCTCACCtgagcaaggggaaaaaagggaaagactATAAAAATGTTATCGAGAAACTGCTACCAGCTGACATGACAGTCAGCTCCAACAGCAGAACGTGAACCTTGTATTTTATTGTTCACATCACCACAGGTAGGGACAATAGTTCAGTCATATTTTCCTAGCTTTTTATTTGACACCTCTAAggtttacatttgctttttagctttaattttaaatgttcttgtAGGGTTTTCAGAACTGCTACAAGGCAAAGGCTTGATATTCCTTCCAACAACCTCAAATATGTTTGccttaaggagaaaaaaactaACCATGTTCAATGAGTCAAAGACAGGCTTATATACTCCATGTGCTATGGGTAGGGCAGCAATCCTTAAATAAATATCATACTATGATAATTTACTGCTTATGTTTGTAATGTTCTCACTAGACTATTACATCCACATGCAAGCCACAGAGACATAAAgtcaaaatttttattttacgGTTCTCAGCAAAGGCCCAGATCCATACCTCCAACCTCAGCACCAGCCTGCACAGATGCACAGGAGGAAACGTACTAGAAGAGGACAAGAAAGAATGACTTTTTCTCAGCAAGTAGTGAATTCCTCTGGTGTTTGATTTCCagcaataattaaaacaaaaatgacgtttcctaaaataattccttctgTAAGGTAACTAACAGCAATCATTCTTGTAAAGCAAATAGTAAGGCTTAGGTGTATCACTACAAGGAGTGCGTACCATCTTGCATGTGTTCTGCTTTCATCTTCAGGGTGATCTTTGGGATCTTTGCAGCAGTGTTAGGTCTGCTCCCCTGGGGATTTCCGACTGGTCTGTTTAGGGCAACAGATCCATTTCTGGAAGTGCAGATTTTAACTCCTTCAGCAGATCCACTAGCTTCATCCCCACAAAAGGCTTAGCTATCAGAAGGCAGGACTAGAAGGAGGAGGCTGTAGGCTTGACAAAATGTCAGAGAGCTAAACACTGTTCTCCACCTGCCTACACCAAGTCACCGTCCAATGGCCaggaaaaacagcaagaaatgtttttagaCAAACACAGGAGAAACCCATTCAGGGAGAAACCCCGCTGGTGCCAGCAGCATGACAGTGGCTCAAGGAGTTCATGACTGTGCCAGTGAAGAAGGGGACAAGGCTAGTTTCATCTGGTGTACGACTTATGAACCTCATTTTATCCCCACCTCTAAGGAGAcagaaatatctatttttagGATAGACAGATAGTCTAAGCCTATCCAAGCAAGTAGCATGGACTTACTACAGACCCGTATGTGTGTCATGCATGGGAGTACATGAGGGACAGTGAaatggagaggggaggaaaaccCATCTCCACTTTGATGAGACTCTTACCTTCTCTAAATGAATATGATACACACAcccacttcctttttttttctttaacattgttttcttttattctctgcCAGCCTGTGCTCTGGGATATGTTTGCAGACCCCACAAGGAGCAGGAGATATgggtccccagagctgtggggagggaaggcacTGTACACAAAGACTTTGTATAGCTACCCACAAAACCAAGTCAGCTGGTTACATTTGGTTTAGAAGTGTAACCACACAAGGATAGATGTACAAAATGCTCTTGGTCTTGCGACAGCggtggaggagaagcagcttctGCCAGTTAATCAACTGTGTCCATTCCCAAGGAGTAAACCTGAACCTCAATCAAACATACCATTATTTAAGcactgtatttaaaaactgttactGCCAGTAACCTTTCTTTCTGTATATGTACAAATCCAATGCAAATATCCAGCTAGAATGACCCCACAGACCCATCAGCAGATTTCCACTTTATAAAACCACCTACCCAAACATTAACCTCAGTGGCTGCTCATCGGTTTGCATATGCAAACCCCAAGGAACGGAGACAAGGATGACTAAACTTGAAAGAAAGCACATGCACTAGGCTGAGAACATGAAACAGGGGTTCAGGCATTAGCCACAAATGACATTGAAATTTTGAATCTGTTATCTAAAGCCTTCCTAAACTCCTGTGACATCTTGGGCCAGCATCACAGTGATGGTGGCAATGCCAAAATAAACCATGGTTTTGTACAGTAGAAGGAAATGAGGGCGTTTAGGAGTTTCTGAATTTTGCCAATGGAGGTACAGTGGACAATCACACCA
This sequence is a window from Balearica regulorum gibbericeps isolate bBalReg1 chromosome 1, bBalReg1.pri, whole genome shotgun sequence. Protein-coding genes within it:
- the LOC104643405 gene encoding 2-oxoglutarate receptor 1, translated to MASERTGNFTALPGRADPLPICKDEDFLQVKFYLSVLYSLIFLVCFPGNIVAIFVYFVKMRPWKSSTIIMLNLAITDLLYIATLPFFIHYSANGNNWIFGDFMCKFIHFCFYFNMYSGIIFLSCFSIFRFFVVVHPIKCFFVQKRRWAVVTCIIVWVISLVVISPLGILIATKHTQNRTICPDLAAAEDLNTSRWYNWLLTIFAFFLPLLMVTLCYVLIIYTLATGPHTQACYKQKARRLTIVLLVVFYVCFLPFHIFRGIRLELRVRPVSCHLKNMILFMFIIAKPLAALNTFGNLLLYVVTGDNFQQAILSLLKFRTNKNLK